In the genome of Aedes aegypti strain LVP_AGWG chromosome 2, AaegL5.0 Primary Assembly, whole genome shotgun sequence, the window GCGTATCCATGGAATGCCAAACCTTGCTGGATATCAAGGACCAAATGAAAGAACGAACCCTACGATTGGAGAAGGAGAAGGTTGAACAACAGGAAGCACGCTGTACATCACTTCCATTCCCCGAAGGCGATCCGAAGTTGATTCAGATGAAAAAAAGTGATTTGGCGGAAAAACTTAAGGAGCAAATGGCCACAAACATTATGTTACAGAGGAAACGGGCGGATCAAGAACGCGATTTAGTGAAAGTATTTAACGAAGGCATGGAACAGGAATTAGCTCGGGAAAAGGCAACTCGTGATGCGGAGAAACAAACGTTGAAGAAACAAATTGATCAgtattacaaatattcaaagcACATTGAAAAACAACGTTCGGTCGATGAAGCTAAAATGGATAAGGTAGAATTTGTATTAGAAGTATTTGAActatatttcaaatgtttttttttttaattctagcTTATAAATGATGTGCGACAACAATACGACAAAAAAGAAGTGGAAAATTGTAACGAAACACTAAAAAAACGCTGGGGATTAGCAGATGTAAGTATTCTCATCATAAAAAGTCATAGAAATTCTAAAGTATTCCGCCTATCCTTTATACATTATAGAGTGTCTACGAGACCCAGCGAATGCAAATAGCGGAAATGGAAAAACTGCGCCGCAAACAGGAAGAGGATAAAATATTAGAGGGAGCCCGTGAGCGACAACTGTACGAAAATCATCTCCAGAAGAGCATTGAGGCAAATCAAAGGATGCAAACTGCGGTTAAAAAGTATCGTGAAACGCTAAAAGAACAAATCAAATCGGCAACATTAGAACGCGAACGATGTAAGCGGCATGATCAAACACAGACTAACCGCCTGGTGGAAGCTAACATAAAAGATCTAGATTTCGTGCAGAGCTACGTGAAAGGATCGTTCGAGAGCCATTTCAAAAAGCATCCCAATACGGCATTGATGAGAAAGAAGTACTGAAGTTaattaaaaatagataaatgaaataaaatattggCTTTGTATATCACCTTGTTTATTATACTGgcgtatactgcccatactcgcaatacagtcccattatGAAAATCGTCATGACGAGAAAAACGCTTCTAAACATATTTGCAAACGTGTTCGTTCCACTGCTGCTGATAGCAATAAATCGTGGTAGCATTACTCTACACACTATCATTACAATATCATAAAATCGTCAACAACTGTAACACGGTTAAAATGGTTGTTTTTGAAGTCCAAATCTGGGACACAAGCCAATGGGACTAGTTATCCGAGAACTTCTCTAGCAAACCACAAATATACctgcataccagtcccattccttgggactcgcttactttgttatcACGCACGTTGACACATTATTATTGAAGTTTTCAATTGATCATAAGGCATTCTTCCTTCTGAAACTTctagtagggaaagtgtaccaattatggctatagtggttccctatttggccatatgtgctttctcaaaaactttcgcattttgaatattttttaatgttttaacatcaagtttcatttgatatcaaactactaaaacacaaagaatgattaaaaatttgaaaacaatcaaattatcacgtatggcgaaatagggaaccattatgtccataactggtacacctaccctactcgCATGTTTTAATAGAAAATTTACTTCTAAGTTATATTCGTACATTATACAATGATATAT includes:
- the LOC5568646 gene encoding cilia- and flagella-associated protein 53, producing MDFARMNIFYPEINIKNEVQKLMVNADQAYEQHMQEKRKRLAALLQAEEMQQQAEVIEKLREQEIERLRAKENALLAVKQDKERQREEFIKNKMIQLKLNNCDEIRTLVQQKYHEEAKRCQLAQIEDKKKLKLAQLDEERLWKEVHMRNYKLKLDRELNDKRKRVSMECQTLLDIKDQMKERTLRLEKEKVEQQEARCTSLPFPEGDPKLIQMKKSDLAEKLKEQMATNIMLQRKRADQERDLVKVFNEGMEQELAREKATRDAEKQTLKKQIDQYYKYSKHIEKQRSVDEAKMDKLINDVRQQYDKKEVENCNETLKKRWGLADSVYETQRMQIAEMEKLRRKQEEDKILEGARERQLYENHLQKSIEANQRMQTAVKKYRETLKEQIKSATLERERCKRHDQTQTNRLVEANIKDLDFVQSYVKGSFESHFKKHPNTALMRKKY